The following is a genomic window from Pseudomonas promysalinigenes.
GGGCTGGAAATGCTCCATTGGAATGACGGCTCGGCATTCGCCGATGAAGCCACGCGTCAGTGGATCAACCAGCAAGTCAGTGGTAACCGCCCGGAACAGTGGCTGCCCGCAGCTACGCCTGCCACATCGACGGGGGCATGCGAAATACTCGCCTTGGAGCCCGAAGCACTGGCACAAGCGGATGCCGACGGTGTGGAGCAGGCGCTGGCCTGGTTGGCGAGCCGGCCGGATGTACAGACCGGGCGGCAGCAGTGGCTCCTGCGTTTGCTAATGGCGCGTGTGGCCGAGCAGTTTGGCAAGGCTGAGCTGGCCATTCATTTGTTCACGGAGCTGGACACTGCCGCGCAACGTCACACGCTTGCCGACTGGGAGCCGGATCTGCTTTTCGAGGTCAAGGCGCGTCTACTCAAACTCCTGCGTTTGAAGGCCCAGCGCAACGACGCCGACAAGCCTGCCTTGGCGCGACAAATGGAAAACCAGCTCGCCGCGCTCGTATCAATCGACCCAGTACGTGCTGCGGTGTTGTGCAGCTGACCCACATCGATCAGGAATCTGTTTTGACTACGGACAATCCAACCCTGCGTTACTTCGACGCTGAAATGCGCTACTTGCGCGAAGCGGGCAAAGAGTTTGCCCAGGCATTTCCAGACCGCGCGGCGCAACTCAATCTGGATAAACCCGGCGCTGAAGACCCCTATGTGGAGCGCTTGTTCGAGGGCTTCGCATTCTTGATGGGGCGTCTACGCGAAAAACTGGACGACGACTTGCCTGAGCTGACAGAGGGGTTGGTCAGCCTGTTATGGCCGCATTACTTACGCACCATACCCTCGCTGGCCATCGTTGAACTGATGCCTGATGTCAGTCAGATGAAAGGCAGTGAGGTGGTCGCAAGTGGCTTTCAGGTGCTGTCACAGCCGGTGGGGCAGCATCGCACTCGATGTCGCTACTCGACCACGCAGGATTTGACGCTGCGGCCACTTCAGCTTGATAACGTGCGCCTTGATCATGAGCCACACGGATGTGCTGTTCTGCGCCTACGATTTGCATGTGGAACATTGGTCGATGGGCATCAGCTGGACCTCGCGCAGATACCGTTGTATCTGAATGCCGATGCCGCGCTTGCCAGTGTGTTGCATCAAGCGCTGACCTTGAACGTGCAGTCGCTCTATGTGCGCGTGCCGGGCAGAGCGGATCGGCAAGGATTCGCAGGGTATTTCAAGCCCAAGGGCTTTGCTGAAGACGATCGGCTTTGGCCTAAGGGCGAGAGTGCGTTCAGCGGTTATCAATTGCTGCTTGAGTACTTCACGTTCCGAGAGAAGTTCATGTTCGTGACGCTCTGCGGCCTGGAGTCGATAACGCTGCCTGCGGGCTCGCCGTGGTTCGAGCTTGAAGTCGTGCTCGGCGAGTCCTGGTCACATGCTGCCACGCCCACAGCAGAGCACATTCGTTTGCACGCTGTCCCAGTGATTAACCTGTTTGCACTGGAAGCGGATCCCCTCACCTTGGACCCCCTGCAGAATGAGTATCTGCTCAGGCCAATGCGCTTGCAGGACGGTCATACCGAGATCTATTCGGTCGACAGGGTTTCAGGGGCAAAAGATAGCGTGCGTCAGGACTATGTGCCTTTCAGTAGCTTCCGCCACAAAGGGGGGATGCTGCGCGACGAAGCCCCCGAACGCTACTTTCATACGCGCCTGAGGCGTGGAGCCAATGGCCTTCATGACACGTGGCTGATTCTCGGTGGGGAGGGCTTTGACAAGGATGTTCTGCTCAGGCGCAAAAGCCTGTCGCTGCGCCTGACCGGTACCAATGGTCAACTTCCGCGCAAAGCACTGCGCAGTACATTGCTCGATTCAGCGGCGCAGTCCACACAGGCAGGCTTGCGCGTACGCAATCTGACTGCGCCGACCCTGCCGTGTTACCCGCCAAACCGTGATCGTTTCCACTGGCGTGTGCTCAGTCACCTTGGATCGAATTTTCTGCCGATGCTCAACAGTGCTGAAGTACTGCGCGGCACGCTGGCTTTGTATGAATGGACAGGTAGCGAAACGAATCGACGGCGCTTGGAGGCGATTATCGACGTCAAGCATCACCTAATTCAGCGATTCGAAAAGGGCTTTCTGTTACGAGGCGTGGATATCGAGGTGACTGTCGATAGCAATGGTTTTTCGGGGGAGGGGGACATCTACCTGTTCGGTGAAATGCTCAGCCGGTTCTTCGCCCTGTATGCGGATATTCACTTGTGCACGCAGCTGACCATGATGCTGCAACCAACGGGGAGGAGCCTGCGATGGAGCGAACATCACAGTCAGCGTATTCCCGGTTGAAGGCAGAGGGCATTCTCCAAGTACTGGCGGAGCAGGCGTCAACGGCGAATGTCTACCGCTTTTGCCAAGTACTGGAGCAGGTGCTGGACGAACAGCCACCGTTGGGGAGTACAGCGCACCCGGGCGACGACCGGGTTCGGTTCCGCCCGGACCCTGGAATGGGATTTCCGGCAGGTGAGTTGAAGGGCCTCGAAATCGATGAGGCGTTTCCTGACCAACCCTTGACGGTGCGTACTCGAGTGCTGGGTTTGTATGGGGTCGACTCTCCTTTGCCAACGGCCTATCTGGACGATATCGCCCAACGGCGCGAAGGCCATGAGGCGTTAGAACATTTCCTCGACATCTTCAACCACCGGATATTCACGCAGTTCTACCGAATCTGGCGCAAGTATTCCTACCCGGCTACGTTCGAGCCGGGCGGGCGCGATGTCACATCACAGTGCTTGTTGGGTTTGATCGGACTGGGTGTCCCCGGTACGGCCGCGCGCATTGCCACCCCCATGTCACGTTTCCTGGCCTTGCTCAGTGTGATGCGTCTACCCACGCGTAACGCCGAGGGCATTAGTGCACTGGTGAAACTGCTGGCGCCGCAGACAGAGGTGCAGGTGACTGGGCATTGGCCGCAGAGAGTACCGCTTGCGCAGCCTGCCAGTCTTTCGCCCGAGCGTCCGGTGATGCTGGGGCAAGGCATGCCGTTAGGTGCTGTCGGTCACGATGCGAACAGCCAACTGCGCCTGCGGCTGTGTACCGAGGACCAGGATGAGGCGCGCGAGTGGCTTCCCGATGGTCGGCTGATCGCCGATCTGCGCGTGTTACTGGAGGTGTATTTGGGTTGGCGCTGTACAGCGCTGCTGCAGCTCATTATTGCGCGAGAAATGGTCCCGGTTCCGGTATTGGGACGTACCCAGTCGATGCTGGGAATGACTGCTGTATTGAAACGAGCAAAGGGCGTTCACCCAATGGCTCAAGAAGACACGATCACGATCAATCTGGGCCGATACCGAGGCCTGCAATTGAACCCTTGCCGCAGAGAGGTACAGCATGTGGCGTACGCGTTTTAAGGCCTTCACAGCGTCCACTCTGATTGGTGTATTGAGTGGGTGTGGTCTTGCACAGAAGGTGGTGGATGGCACGGCATCTACCACGCATG
Proteins encoded in this region:
- the tssF gene encoding type VI secretion system baseplate subunit TssF; translated protein: MTTDNPTLRYFDAEMRYLREAGKEFAQAFPDRAAQLNLDKPGAEDPYVERLFEGFAFLMGRLREKLDDDLPELTEGLVSLLWPHYLRTIPSLAIVELMPDVSQMKGSEVVASGFQVLSQPVGQHRTRCRYSTTQDLTLRPLQLDNVRLDHEPHGCAVLRLRFACGTLVDGHQLDLAQIPLYLNADAALASVLHQALTLNVQSLYVRVPGRADRQGFAGYFKPKGFAEDDRLWPKGESAFSGYQLLLEYFTFREKFMFVTLCGLESITLPAGSPWFELEVVLGESWSHAATPTAEHIRLHAVPVINLFALEADPLTLDPLQNEYLLRPMRLQDGHTEIYSVDRVSGAKDSVRQDYVPFSSFRHKGGMLRDEAPERYFHTRLRRGANGLHDTWLILGGEGFDKDVLLRRKSLSLRLTGTNGQLPRKALRSTLLDSAAQSTQAGLRVRNLTAPTLPCYPPNRDRFHWRVLSHLGSNFLPMLNSAEVLRGTLALYEWTGSETNRRRLEAIIDVKHHLIQRFEKGFLLRGVDIEVTVDSNGFSGEGDIYLFGEMLSRFFALYADIHLCTQLTMMLQPTGRSLRWSEHHSQRIPG
- the tssG gene encoding type VI secretion system baseplate subunit TssG, producing MERTSQSAYSRLKAEGILQVLAEQASTANVYRFCQVLEQVLDEQPPLGSTAHPGDDRVRFRPDPGMGFPAGELKGLEIDEAFPDQPLTVRTRVLGLYGVDSPLPTAYLDDIAQRREGHEALEHFLDIFNHRIFTQFYRIWRKYSYPATFEPGGRDVTSQCLLGLIGLGVPGTAARIATPMSRFLALLSVMRLPTRNAEGISALVKLLAPQTEVQVTGHWPQRVPLAQPASLSPERPVMLGQGMPLGAVGHDANSQLRLRLCTEDQDEAREWLPDGRLIADLRVLLEVYLGWRCTALLQLIIAREMVPVPVLGRTQSMLGMTAVLKRAKGVHPMAQEDTITINLGRYRGLQLNPCRREVQHVAYAF